The Patulibacter sp. SYSU D01012 genome window below encodes:
- a CDS encoding agmatine deiminase family protein, translating into MPAEWAPHERTWMAWPSSGYTLGETEADAEEARDAWAAVARAVARFEPVTMVVDPAAAELAAARLGDAVELVVQPLDDAWIRDMGPTFVLGDGGELGAVDWVFNGWGAQAWASWERDARVAAAVAERAGATRVTTEMVNEGGGIHVDGEGTILVTRTVQLDEGRNPGWDAARVEDELRRTLGARKVVWVPRGLTRDYEEFGTRGHVDIVATFASPGVVLVHDQQDPRHPDHAVSREVMALLADTTDARGRRLEVIPVPAPALLEDEEGPVDYSYINHLVVNGGVILCAFGEPEADERAKAIMERAYPGREVVLVDARPLFARGGGIHCITQQQPRA; encoded by the coding sequence ATGCCCGCGGAGTGGGCGCCGCACGAGCGCACCTGGATGGCGTGGCCGTCGTCGGGCTACACGCTCGGCGAGACGGAGGCGGACGCCGAGGAGGCCCGCGACGCCTGGGCGGCGGTCGCCCGCGCCGTCGCGCGCTTCGAGCCGGTGACGATGGTCGTCGACCCCGCCGCGGCCGAGCTGGCGGCGGCGCGGCTGGGCGACGCCGTCGAGCTGGTCGTGCAGCCGCTCGACGACGCGTGGATCCGCGACATGGGCCCGACGTTCGTCCTGGGCGACGGCGGCGAGCTCGGCGCGGTGGACTGGGTGTTCAACGGCTGGGGTGCCCAGGCGTGGGCGTCCTGGGAGCGCGACGCCCGCGTGGCGGCGGCCGTGGCCGAGCGCGCCGGCGCGACCCGGGTGACCACCGAGATGGTCAACGAGGGCGGCGGCATCCACGTCGACGGCGAGGGCACGATCCTCGTCACCCGCACCGTCCAGCTCGACGAGGGCCGCAACCCGGGCTGGGACGCCGCGCGCGTCGAGGACGAGCTGCGCCGCACGCTCGGCGCCCGGAAGGTCGTCTGGGTGCCGCGCGGGCTGACCCGCGACTACGAGGAGTTCGGCACCCGCGGGCACGTCGACATCGTCGCCACGTTCGCGTCGCCCGGCGTCGTCCTCGTCCACGACCAGCAGGACCCCCGCCACCCCGACCACGCGGTCAGCCGCGAGGTCATGGCGCTCCTGGCGGACACGACGGACGCGCGCGGCCGCCGGCTCGAGGTGATCCCCGTTCCCGCCCCCGCGCTGCTCGAGGACGAGGAGGGGCCGGTCGACTACAGCTACATCAACCACCTCGTCGTCAACGGCGGCGTGATCTTGTGCGCCTTCGGCGAGCCCGAGGCCGACGAGCGCGCGAAGGCGATCATGGAGCGCGCCTACCCGGGCCGCGAGGTCGTCCTGGTCGACGCCCGCCCGCTCTTCGCGCGCGGCGGCGGCATCCACTGCATCACCCAGCAGCAGCCGCGGGCCTGA
- a CDS encoding TetR/AcrR family transcriptional regulator produces the protein MIAGPSPAPSAAPDAPPRERILAAATAVIRRGGVREVRVQAVAAAAGVSTPLVYHYFGNRDGLVRAALSGVVGAAAEPPSGPSPRDRVLALLAGGVDDAPERRAAAAMRNELAASALFDPELAALLAADTARREAAVVAALGGAVGGPDDAALAARGLVGLADGLVERWLGGLLPADRLRALLARAVDATVAP, from the coding sequence GTGATCGCCGGCCCCTCCCCTGCGCCCTCGGCCGCGCCCGACGCGCCCCCGCGGGAGCGCATCCTCGCGGCCGCCACCGCGGTCATCCGCCGCGGCGGCGTGCGCGAGGTGCGGGTGCAGGCGGTGGCGGCCGCGGCCGGGGTGTCGACCCCGCTCGTCTACCACTACTTCGGCAACCGCGACGGGCTCGTGCGCGCCGCGCTGTCCGGCGTGGTGGGCGCCGCCGCGGAGCCCCCGTCCGGGCCGTCGCCCCGCGACCGCGTGCTGGCGCTCCTGGCGGGCGGCGTGGACGACGCCCCCGAGCGCCGCGCGGCGGCCGCGATGCGCAACGAGCTGGCGGCGTCGGCGCTCTTCGACCCCGAGCTCGCCGCGCTCCTGGCGGCGGACACGGCGCGGCGCGAGGCCGCCGTCGTGGCCGCGCTGGGCGGCGCCGTCGGCGGCCCGGACGACGCCGCGCTGGCGGCCCGTGGCCTGGTCGGCCTGGCCGACGGGCTCGTCGAGCGGTGGCTCGGGGGCCTGCTGCCGGCCGACCGGTTGCGCGCGCTGCTCGCCCGGGCCGTCGACGCGACGGTGGCTCCGTGA
- a CDS encoding TetR/AcrR family transcriptional regulator, with amino-acid sequence MSDPGTARQPEGRRALLDATAALVSEKGVRGLSPRAVARRAGTTAALVYYHFGSAAGLVSAALHHANEQAPSVTRLPGPPAGRSGREALTDALEAEFDDDPRVRNLNAIWNEVGALAAFDPALRDDLRDVTDAWTATVAAGVRRGVADGSVAADVDADEVAELLTGAVDGLSQRWLAGALTADEARAALRPLLDALLPRS; translated from the coding sequence GTGAGCGACCCCGGCACCGCCCGCCAGCCCGAGGGCCGCCGCGCGCTGCTCGACGCCACGGCCGCGCTCGTGTCGGAGAAGGGCGTGCGCGGCCTCTCGCCCCGGGCGGTGGCGCGCCGCGCCGGCACGACCGCCGCGCTCGTCTACTACCACTTCGGGTCCGCGGCAGGCCTCGTCTCGGCCGCCCTGCACCACGCCAACGAGCAGGCGCCGTCCGTCACCCGCCTGCCGGGCCCGCCCGCCGGCCGGTCGGGGCGCGAGGCCCTGACCGACGCGCTCGAGGCGGAGTTCGACGACGACCCGCGCGTGCGCAACCTCAACGCCATCTGGAACGAGGTCGGCGCGCTGGCCGCGTTCGACCCGGCGCTGCGCGACGACCTGCGCGACGTGACGGACGCGTGGACGGCGACGGTCGCCGCGGGCGTCCGGCGCGGCGTCGCCGACGGCTCGGTGGCGGCCGACGTCGACGCCGACGAGGTCGCCGAGCTGCTGACGGGCGCGGTCGACGGCCTGAGCCAGCGCTGGCTCGCCGGAGCGCTGACGGCCGACGAGGCGCGTGCGGCGCTGCGGCCCCTGCTGGACGCGCTGCTGCCCCGGTCGTGA
- a CDS encoding cysteine hydrolase family protein: MSRALVIVDIQRDYFPGGAMPLEGPEEAAANAGRVLKTFRAAGDPVLHVQHLSPAGAGFLEEGTPGVEIADAVRPAAGEVVVRKDAPNAFLRTDLEQRLRALDIDEVVVVGMMTSMCVDATTRAGADLGFRMTLVPDACAAPALEHDGRRVAGADVHAAFVAALGQAYATVTPASEIA, encoded by the coding sequence ATGAGCCGCGCCCTCGTCATCGTCGACATCCAGCGGGACTACTTCCCCGGCGGTGCCATGCCGCTCGAGGGGCCGGAGGAGGCCGCCGCCAACGCCGGCCGGGTCCTCAAGACCTTCCGGGCGGCCGGGGACCCGGTCCTCCACGTCCAGCACCTCAGCCCGGCCGGCGCCGGCTTCCTCGAGGAGGGCACGCCCGGCGTCGAGATCGCGGACGCGGTGCGACCGGCCGCGGGCGAGGTCGTGGTCCGCAAGGACGCGCCGAACGCGTTCCTGCGGACCGACCTGGAGCAGCGCCTGCGGGCGCTCGACATCGACGAGGTCGTCGTCGTGGGGATGATGACGAGCATGTGCGTCGACGCCACGACGCGCGCGGGTGCCGACCTGGGCTTCCGGATGACGCTGGTGCCGGACGCGTGCGCCGCGCCGGCCCTCGAGCACGACGGCCGGCGGGTCGCCGGGGCGGACGTGCACGCCGCCTTCGTCGCCGCGCTCGGCCAGGCCTACGCGACGGTCACGCCCGCCAGCGAGATCGCCTGA